The Zalophus californianus isolate mZalCal1 chromosome 8, mZalCal1.pri.v2, whole genome shotgun sequence genome has a segment encoding these proteins:
- the LOC113938062 gene encoding 60S ribosomal protein L10a-like, which produces MSSKVSRDTLYEAVWEVLHGNQRKRRKFLETVELQISLKNYDPQKDKRFSGTVRLKSTPRPKFSVCVLGDQQHRDEAKAVDIPHMDIEVLKKLNKSEKLVKKLAKKYDAFLASESLIKQIPRILGPGLNKAGKFPSLLTHNENMVAKVDEVKSTIKFHMKKVLCLAVAVGHVKMTDDEFVYNIHLAVDFLVSLLKKNWQNVRALYIKSTMSKPPCLY; this is translated from the coding sequence ATGAGCAGCAAAGTCTCCCGCGACACCCTGTACGAGGCGGTGTGGGAAGTCCTGCACGGGAACCAGCGCAAGCGCCGGAAGTTTTTGGAGACGGTGGAGCTGCAGATCAGTCTGAAGAACTATGACCCTCAGAAGGACAAACGCTTCTCGGGCACCGTCAGGCTTAAGTCCACTCCCCGCCCCAAGTTCTCCGTATGTGTTTTGGGGGATCAGCAGCACCGTGATGAGGCCAAGGCAGTGGATATTCCCCACATGGATATTGAGGTGCTGAAGAAACTCAACAAGAGTGAGAAATTAGTCAAGAAGTTGGCCAAGAAGTATGATGCCTTTTTGGCTTCAGAATCTCTGATCAAGCAGATCCCACGAATCCTGGGCCCAGGCCTGAATAAGGCTGGCAAGTTCCCTTCCTTGCTGACCCACAATGAAAACATGGTGGCCAAAGTGGATGAAGTGAAGTCCACCATCAAATTCCACATGAAGAAGGTGCTGTGTCTGGCAGTGGCTgttggccatgtgaagatgacagATGACGAGTTTGTGTACAACATCCACTTAGCGGTCGATTTCCTGGTGTCCTTGCTCAAGAAGAATTGGCAGAACGTCCGGGCTTTATACATCAAGAGCACCATGAGCAAGCCCCCGTGCCTGTACTAA